The DNA window GGCGCGCGCAGCCTGTCGGCCTTGCGCGAGGCAGACCATCCGGACTACGACGTCAAACGCCAGGATCCGATACGGGTCTGGATCGAGTATTACTACCACCTGACGCCGGCCGAGCGGGAAAAGCTGCTGGCGTTCCTGATGCGCGAGGGCATGAGCCGCCTGTTGCAGCTGATCGAGTCTCCCCGCTAGGCCGAATGCTCAAATCTCCCCTTCCGGCGCCCAGCCGCCGTTGTGCCACAGATGCAGC is part of the Serratia marcescens genome and encodes:
- a CDS encoding DNA-binding protein; translation: MEKKWFSARELMGKAGLPSTPQGVNLMARREGWLSRRRSGVQGKALEYHIDSLPYGARSLSALREADHPDYDVKRQDPIRVWIEYYYHLTPAEREKLLAFLMREGMSRLLQLIESPR